The DNA window AGGACCGCTTTCTGAGCGTGCATGCGGTTTTCGGCCTCGTCGTAGACCACGCTCTGCTCGCTGTCGATCACACCATCCGTGACTTCCACCCTGCGGTCGGCCGGAAGCGGGTGCATGTAGATCGCATCCGGTTTGGCGAGCTTCATGCGTCGCTCGTCCGTGATCCACGACTCGTACTTCTTGATGATGCGCGAGCCTTCGTCCACGTCGGTCGTGGTCAGCATCGCGCCCCACGATTTGGCGTAGACGATGTCGGCGTCCTTGAACGCCTTGTCCATATCGTCGGTGACCTCGAAGCCGGAGCCGTAGCGCCGGGCCTGCTCGCGCGCCTGGTCCATGATGTCGGGCATCAGCTTGAACTCGGGCGGATGTGCCAGCACCATGTCCAGTCCAAAGCGCGGCATTTGTAGCACCAGCGACTGGGGGACCGACATCGGCTTCTGGTAGGAGGCGGCGTATGCCCAGGAAACCACCATCTTCTTGCGGCGCAGGTCCCGCCCCT is part of the Anaerolineales bacterium genome and encodes:
- a CDS encoding ornithine carbamoyltransferase, which codes for MQTDLRGRDLIGDLDFSREEVETVLEVAFDLKRKRALGEPHAYLRDKVLAMLFFFSSTRTRGSFEAGMAQLGGHAAFIESKTTQIAHGDTPKEIGQIFGRYFDGIAIRHVDWGVGNQYLNEVARHSRVPVLNMQCEVYHPFQILADLMTILEKKGRDLRRKKMVVSWAYAASYQKPMSVPQSLVLQMPRFGLDMVLAHPPEFKLMPDIMDQAREQARRYGSGFEVTDDMDKAFKDADIVYAKSWGAMLTTTDVDEGSRIIKKYESWITDERRMKLAKPDAIYMHPLPADRRVEVTDGVIDSEQSVVYDEAENRMHAQKAVLALTMT